From a single Balnearium lithotrophicum genomic region:
- a CDS encoding methyl-accepting chemotaxis protein, whose translation MRIKTKLVVSLVIEVLIILILTEFAYHKIEKYKEINQKAEVIESVEKSLPKVEVLLEQNKRSEAAKILEEKVNELSKFSSPEVVNAYTTTLSIISKLVNGAPASQIEKDIALIEKELLNIEKNIEQSADSVLSLAATVVRIIPLFSLFIIGIGALSTYRAIVAPLSEMIETMKKIEKGDLTQKLNVKKQDELGELASEFNRFLNWIRETFKELEALSSKVSSDASFLVAELFNTDLRNKEIHEKFVELSISSEVLAESISDVNRLINTSSEEVKRVDKETEKGKEIVSRSVNDVQLLADKVIRLKERIEELQQSSVKIQDVVETIKGIADQTNLLALNAAIEAARAGEAGRGFAVVAEEVRKLASRTVSSAEEIGNIVGTIISLIESFSNDLEERASEAIKVKSEMARTEEVLKGIRASVESLIEVTNKVLFSINQQVGALDTVRENISTINTEVSRFQNVFKKLQEKIIRTRSSVKTVHENISYFNIGDLSVVIEGIELFSDWLARLPNALENPVLLDFDQSPLKDWIVKRLKFIKNMKLSESINNLEENLTLTFNTAKEIFNKIKRRELQEKDFEKFESLIETVIENFEEIIEKMKEE comes from the coding sequence ATGAGAATAAAAACAAAATTGGTGGTGTCTCTTGTAATAGAAGTTTTAATTATTCTAATTCTTACTGAGTTTGCTTACCACAAAATAGAGAAATATAAAGAGATAAATCAAAAAGCAGAAGTTATAGAAAGTGTAGAAAAGAGTTTACCTAAGGTAGAGGTTCTACTTGAACAGAACAAGAGAAGTGAAGCTGCAAAAATTTTGGAGGAGAAAGTTAACGAATTATCCAAATTTTCCTCTCCCGAAGTGGTTAATGCATACACAACAACCCTTTCTATCATTTCAAAATTGGTAAATGGAGCTCCAGCTTCACAAATTGAGAAGGATATAGCTTTAATAGAAAAAGAGCTTCTGAACATTGAAAAAAACATAGAGCAGAGTGCAGACTCTGTACTTTCGTTGGCAGCAACTGTAGTAAGAATTATTCCTCTCTTCAGCCTGTTTATTATAGGAATTGGAGCTCTAAGTACCTACAGAGCTATAGTTGCTCCCCTAAGTGAAATGATAGAAACGATGAAGAAAATAGAGAAGGGAGACTTAACCCAAAAACTTAATGTTAAAAAACAGGACGAACTAGGAGAACTCGCTTCAGAGTTCAATAGATTTCTCAACTGGATTAGAGAAACCTTTAAGGAACTTGAGGCTCTTTCATCTAAAGTTTCCAGTGATGCAAGCTTCTTAGTTGCCGAGCTTTTCAATACAGATTTGAGAAACAAGGAAATCCATGAAAAATTCGTAGAGCTTTCCATTTCATCGGAAGTTTTGGCCGAGTCTATCTCTGATGTTAACAGGCTTATTAATACCTCTTCCGAAGAGGTAAAGAGAGTTGACAAGGAAACTGAAAAAGGGAAGGAAATTGTTTCCCGTTCTGTCAACGATGTTCAGCTTTTAGCTGATAAGGTTATAAGATTGAAGGAGAGAATAGAGGAACTTCAGCAAAGTTCTGTCAAAATACAGGATGTTGTTGAAACTATAAAAGGAATTGCTGACCAAACCAATCTCCTTGCCCTTAACGCAGCTATAGAGGCAGCAAGGGCAGGTGAGGCAGGAAGAGGTTTTGCAGTTGTAGCTGAGGAAGTTAGAAAGTTAGCTTCAAGAACTGTTTCCTCTGCTGAAGAGATAGGTAATATAGTGGGCACGATAATATCCCTTATTGAGTCCTTCTCTAACGATTTGGAAGAAAGGGCTTCTGAGGCTATAAAAGTTAAGTCTGAAATGGCAAGAACAGAGGAAGTTCTCAAAGGAATAAGGGCATCTGTAGAGTCCTTAATTGAAGTTACAAACAAGGTGCTCTTTTCTATAAATCAACAGGTCGGGGCTCTCGATACTGTTAGGGAAAATATATCGACTATAAATACAGAAGTTTCGAGATTCCAAAACGTATTTAAAAAGCTTCAAGAAAAGATAATCAGAACAAGGTCATCTGTTAAAACAGTTCATGAAAATATTTCTTACTTTAATATTGGAGATTTGTCAGTTGTTATTGAAGGTATTGAACTGTTTTCTGACTGGCTTGCAAGGCTACCAAACGCTTTAGAAAATCCTGTCCTCTTGGATTTTGACCAGTCTCCCTTGAAGGACTGGATTGTAAAGAGGCTTAAATTTATCAAGAACATGAAACTCTCTGAGTCGATAAACAACCTTGAGGAGAACCTAACGTTAACCTTTAACACTGCTAAGGAGATATTTAACAAGATTAAGAGGAGGGAACTACAAGAAAAGGACTTTGAAAAATTCGAAAGCCTTATTGAAACTGTTATAGAGAATTTTGAGGAAATCATCGAAAAGATGAAGGAAGAATAA
- a CDS encoding class I SAM-dependent RNA methyltransferase: protein MEKSFKLKIEKLVYGGRGLGRINGRAVFVPFTAPEDVVLVEERSRKSGYSEAEVVKILKRSPYRVKPKCPYFGKCGGCDWQHIPYEKQVEFKRDILEENLQKIGKIKKPNIDEVIPSPSSWNYRNRAQIKVKKGKVGFFEKNSHQVVDIDSCPLLKEDISGIFPRLKKLLREIPTEPLEFHVYSSGKDEVLLKIIFPKRFKRFEIPLSKLKGILGVNLVGYGIYRQGDVFPERIRFFGRDFTYETVGRFKFRISADSFFQVNRFQVKNLIDKVSQVAKEYQYMLAGDLYCGVGTFTIPVGSYVHRAFGIESNFSAVSDALYNKDINGLRNVTFFCRETEEGLEIVKEYNPDLLIIDPPRSGLNERIIREISKLTRLKKIVYVSCNPSTLARDIATFYRHGISMERAKLIDMFPQTYHVETIAYLRKVR, encoded by the coding sequence TTGGAAAAGAGCTTTAAATTAAAGATTGAAAAGTTGGTCTACGGTGGAAGGGGGCTTGGAAGGATAAACGGCAGAGCAGTCTTTGTTCCCTTCACAGCTCCCGAGGATGTTGTCTTGGTTGAAGAGAGGAGCAGAAAGAGTGGTTACAGTGAGGCTGAAGTAGTAAAAATCTTGAAAAGGAGCCCTTACAGGGTTAAGCCTAAATGTCCCTACTTTGGGAAGTGTGGAGGGTGTGACTGGCAACACATCCCCTACGAGAAACAGGTTGAGTTTAAAAGGGATATTTTAGAGGAGAACCTTCAAAAAATTGGGAAAATAAAAAAACCAAACATAGATGAGGTTATCCCGTCTCCCTCTTCCTGGAACTACAGGAACAGGGCTCAGATAAAGGTTAAGAAAGGAAAGGTTGGTTTCTTTGAGAAAAACTCCCACCAAGTAGTTGATATAGACAGCTGTCCCCTTTTAAAGGAGGATATTTCAGGAATATTTCCAAGACTAAAAAAACTTTTAAGGGAAATTCCTACAGAGCCTTTAGAGTTTCACGTCTACTCTTCCGGAAAAGATGAAGTTTTATTAAAGATTATTTTTCCAAAGAGATTCAAGAGATTCGAAATTCCACTCAGTAAATTAAAAGGCATTTTAGGTGTAAATCTCGTTGGTTACGGAATTTACAGGCAGGGCGATGTTTTCCCTGAAAGAATTAGGTTTTTCGGTAGGGACTTTACCTATGAAACAGTGGGGAGATTTAAGTTTAGGATAAGCGCCGATTCCTTCTTTCAGGTAAACAGATTTCAGGTTAAAAACCTCATAGATAAGGTTTCCCAAGTTGCAAAGGAGTACCAGTACATGCTTGCAGGGGACCTATACTGCGGTGTTGGTACGTTCACCATCCCAGTTGGGAGTTACGTCCACAGGGCTTTTGGAATAGAGTCAAACTTCTCAGCAGTCAGTGATGCACTCTACAACAAGGACATAAACGGTTTAAGAAATGTAACGTTCTTTTGTAGGGAGACGGAGGAGGGGCTTGAAATAGTTAAGGAGTACAATCCAGACCTCTTAATAATAGACCCTCCAAGGAGCGGTTTAAACGAGAGGATAATTAGGGAAATTTCAAAATTAACAAGGCTTAAAAAGATTGTTTACGTTTCGTGCAATCCTTCAACACTTGCAAGGGATATAGCAACCTTTTATAGGCACGGGATAAGTATGGAAAGAGCAAAACTCATAGATATGTTCCCTCAAACGTACCACGTTGAAACGATAGCTTACTTGAGGAAGGTGAGGTAA
- a CDS encoding dihydroorotate dehydrogenase: MLKVSLFGVRFENPVWTASGTFGFGLEYSQYVDLNKIGAVCVKGLSIKPREGNEPPRIWETPCGMLNAIGLQNPGVDYFVERIVPELQNYRCRVIANIYGSTVEEYVAVARALKGVNGVDALELNISCPNVKKGGLAFGVDPVEAARLTEKVKGATDKPVIVKLSPNVTDIVEIAKAIESAGADALSAINTLLGMAIDIYRRKPKLKNKFGGLSGPAIKPVAVRMVYQVSRVVNIPVIGIGGISSWQDAVEFLLAGASAVQVGTANFFNPKVTEEIVEGIKNYLTENGYSHVSQIVGNIEE, translated from the coding sequence ATGTTAAAGGTGAGTTTATTTGGGGTCAGGTTTGAAAATCCTGTCTGGACGGCTTCAGGAACCTTTGGGTTTGGGCTTGAATACTCTCAGTACGTTGACCTTAATAAAATTGGGGCGGTGTGTGTTAAGGGACTTTCTATAAAGCCGAGGGAGGGAAACGAACCTCCAAGAATCTGGGAAACTCCCTGTGGAATGCTCAATGCAATAGGTCTTCAAAATCCGGGAGTTGACTACTTTGTCGAGAGAATTGTTCCGGAGCTCCAAAACTACAGGTGCCGTGTAATAGCAAACATCTACGGTTCAACAGTTGAGGAGTACGTTGCAGTTGCCAGAGCCCTCAAAGGAGTGAACGGGGTTGACGCTCTTGAACTGAACATCTCCTGTCCAAACGTAAAAAAGGGTGGTCTTGCCTTTGGCGTTGACCCTGTTGAGGCTGCAAGGTTAACAGAGAAGGTAAAAGGTGCAACGGATAAGCCTGTAATAGTAAAGCTCTCCCCAAACGTTACAGACATTGTTGAAATAGCAAAGGCCATTGAATCGGCAGGTGCAGATGCTTTGTCTGCAATAAATACACTCCTTGGAATGGCAATAGATATTTACAGGAGGAAACCGAAGCTTAAAAACAAGTTCGGTGGACTATCAGGACCTGCTATAAAGCCCGTCGCCGTTAGAATGGTCTATCAGGTTTCAAGGGTTGTTAATATTCCCGTTATTGGAATAGGGGGAATCTCAAGCTGGCAGGATGCTGTCGAATTTTTACTGGCTGGAGCCTCTGCAGTTCAGGTTGGTACGGCGAACTTTTTCAACCCAAAGGTGACTGAGGAAATCGTAGAGGGAATTAAGAACTACCTGACAGAGAACGGCTATTCCCACGTTTCACAAATTGTTGGGAACATTGAGGAATAG
- a CDS encoding thiamine pyrophosphate-dependent enzyme: MRKTLLGNEAIAWGLLYAGVDLAAAYPGTPSSEVLETYKKLIEEKKLPAYAEWSSNEKVAFETAYAGAIAGKRTACVMKMVGLNVASDSLMSAAYIGNKGGFLIVVADDPGFYSSQTEQDSRYFAKFARIPALDPTDPQDAFRLAVLGVNISEKFEIPVLLRPVLRVSHGRQIVEIPEFEFKGRKGKFERNVGRWAAVPREPRLNQGYELLRKLEEISQFNWDEFLKPQFEKLEGRELLILTSGTLYGYALEVIEDNGLNVDVVKVDMPTPLPSEKMKEFIKGYEKVLVLEETYPLVEEQVKHLGNVRGKLTKDVYSIDEATHFRVAEALRNVGALGKNIYVGKDYEGELPKRVPSLCPGCPHRTVFYAMKRVFGKKAVYPSDIGCYTLGLNQGVVDTVLCMGASVGLSGGFSKSGIEEPIVATIGDSTFLHAGIPPLINAVAEKHRFILVILDNSTVAMTGLQPTPERIGNVSIPKIVEGCGVKPLILNYDGTIKTTLEFFKEVKEIYKKVNGPVVVVVNEFCTFDKEKAKLPGKFAKVDQDRCTGCGHCINDFGCPAFEWNEEGKVKVNPYFCVGCGVCLSDLCPFDAFVEDKR; the protein is encoded by the coding sequence ATGAGGAAAACTCTACTTGGAAATGAGGCAATAGCCTGGGGACTTTTGTATGCAGGTGTAGATTTAGCAGCAGCTTACCCAGGAACGCCAAGTTCTGAGGTTTTGGAAACCTATAAAAAATTAATTGAGGAAAAGAAGCTTCCTGCCTATGCTGAGTGGTCATCAAACGAAAAGGTGGCATTTGAAACGGCTTATGCAGGTGCAATTGCAGGTAAGAGAACTGCCTGTGTTATGAAGATGGTGGGTCTTAACGTTGCCTCAGATTCGTTAATGAGTGCTGCCTACATAGGAAATAAAGGAGGATTTTTAATAGTTGTTGCAGACGACCCAGGGTTCTACAGCTCTCAGACAGAGCAGGACTCAAGGTACTTTGCAAAGTTTGCAAGGATTCCGGCCTTAGACCCAACAGACCCTCAGGATGCCTTTAGATTGGCAGTTTTGGGGGTAAATATATCTGAAAAGTTTGAAATTCCAGTTCTTTTAAGGCCTGTTTTAAGGGTTTCCCATGGAAGGCAGATTGTAGAGATTCCAGAATTTGAATTTAAGGGAAGAAAGGGAAAGTTTGAGAGAAACGTGGGGAGGTGGGCTGCAGTTCCAAGGGAACCGAGATTGAATCAAGGATACGAACTTTTAAGGAAATTAGAGGAGATTTCCCAATTTAACTGGGATGAGTTTTTAAAACCTCAGTTTGAGAAGTTGGAGGGTAGGGAACTCCTAATTCTCACTTCAGGTACTCTTTACGGTTATGCATTGGAGGTTATTGAGGATAACGGACTTAACGTTGACGTTGTTAAGGTCGATATGCCTACTCCGCTACCTTCAGAAAAGATGAAAGAGTTTATAAAAGGGTATGAAAAGGTCTTAGTTTTGGAGGAGACCTACCCGTTAGTTGAGGAACAGGTAAAACACTTGGGAAACGTTAGAGGAAAGCTGACAAAGGATGTCTACTCAATAGATGAAGCAACCCACTTTAGGGTTGCAGAGGCTCTTAGAAACGTTGGAGCTCTAGGCAAAAACATCTACGTTGGAAAGGACTACGAAGGGGAGCTCCCCAAGAGGGTTCCGTCTCTATGTCCCGGATGTCCCCACAGGACGGTCTTTTACGCAATGAAGAGGGTATTCGGTAAAAAGGCCGTTTATCCTTCCGACATTGGTTGCTACACGTTGGGACTGAATCAGGGCGTTGTTGATACCGTCCTCTGTATGGGAGCTTCCGTCGGACTTTCGGGTGGATTCTCAAAGTCCGGAATTGAGGAGCCGATTGTTGCAACAATAGGAGACTCAACCTTTCTCCACGCAGGAATTCCTCCACTTATAAACGCTGTTGCAGAAAAGCACAGGTTCATTCTGGTAATTCTTGACAACAGCACCGTTGCAATGACGGGCCTTCAGCCGACTCCAGAGAGAATAGGTAATGTAAGCATTCCAAAAATTGTTGAGGGCTGTGGTGTTAAGCCTCTCATTCTCAACTACGATGGGACAATAAAAACAACATTGGAATTCTTTAAAGAGGTTAAGGAGATTTACAAAAAGGTTAACGGTCCTGTTGTTGTAGTCGTTAACGAGTTCTGCACCTTTGACAAGGAAAAGGCCAAACTCCCCGGAAAGTTTGCAAAGGTTGACCAGGATAGGTGTACAGGTTGCGGACACTGTATAAACGACTTTGGATGTCCGGCCTTTGAGTGGAACGAAGAAGGAAAGGTTAAGGTCAATCCCTACTTCTGCGTAGGGTGTGGAGTGTGTCTGTCAGACCTATGTCCCTTTGATGCCTTTGTGGAGGATAAAAGATGA
- a CDS encoding 2-oxoacid:acceptor oxidoreductase family protein, with the protein MKYQIVLSGVGGQGTIFLVKVLSLCSLNRGIPFIGTETHGMAQKGGTVVSYLKIGNFRAPLVGEGRADLLLGLYPTETLRFLRYLKPGGTIVTNSDGDFPEFEEFNIFAVDGSQLAVEGKINPKSLNVFMLGYTLKVVNDFPFTKEEVEKAIYQINPRFAEANLEALNKGYSLT; encoded by the coding sequence ATGAAATATCAGATAGTTCTTTCAGGAGTTGGAGGACAGGGAACGATATTCCTCGTCAAAGTTCTCTCCCTCTGTTCACTAAACAGGGGAATTCCATTTATAGGAACTGAAACCCACGGTATGGCTCAAAAGGGTGGAACGGTTGTTTCTTATTTGAAAATAGGAAACTTTAGAGCTCCCTTAGTTGGAGAGGGAAGGGCTGACCTTCTTTTAGGCCTCTACCCGACCGAAACGTTGAGGTTTTTAAGGTACCTAAAGCCGGGGGGAACGATAGTTACAAACAGCGATGGAGATTTTCCTGAATTTGAGGAGTTTAACATTTTTGCAGTTGACGGCTCTCAACTGGCAGTTGAAGGTAAGATAAATCCCAAGTCCCTCAACGTTTTTATGCTTGGATACACCTTAAAAGTTGTTAATGATTTCCCATTTACTAAAGAGGAAGTAGAGAAAGCCATTTATCAAATAAATCCCCGATTTGCAGAGGCAAATTTAGAGGCTCTCAACAAAGGCTACTCTTTAACTTAA
- a CDS encoding BrnT family toxin has protein sequence MIPESLEFEWDENKSKKLKEKRGKSFEDILHYIQRGNVVSIQKRFNQKRYPGQLIIVLNIDGYPWVVPCELRGNKLRLITAYPSRKFKNLLKGKLDEK, from the coding sequence GTGATTCCAGAGAGTTTGGAATTTGAGTGGGATGAAAATAAAAGCAAGAAGCTCAAAGAAAAGCGTGGTAAGAGTTTTGAGGATATTCTTCACTATATACAAAGGGGAAATGTCGTTTCTATTCAGAAGCGCTTTAATCAAAAACGCTATCCGGGACAGTTGATAATAGTTTTAAATATTGATGGTTATCCATGGGTGGTTCCATGTGAGCTCAGAGGAAATAAATTAAGATTGATAACTGCCTATCCAAGCAGAAAGTTCAAGAACCTTTTAAAAGGAAAGCTAGATGAAAAGTAA
- the ilvD gene encoding dihydroxy-acid dehydratase, producing MRSDVLREFEKLPARALMMATGLQRKDIEKPLIGIISSWTDLVPGHSDMFSLERFIERGVAAAGGTPFIVRVPAICDGIAMGHEGMRFSLPLRELIADAVEDVVNAHQLDGIVLLTACDKITPGMLMGAARVNIPAIVVTAGPMLAGRRGRERLDLVTHTFEAIGRYKAGEISLEELLELEGAACPSSGACQGMFTANTMACLTEALGMSLPYCGTSPAPLAEKKRIAEASGEKIVELVKRGVKARDILTPAAFRNAIRVDLALGGSTNTVLHLPAIAYEAGVPFEIKLFDQLSRETPKICSMRPGGKYLMEDLHYAGGIPGVMNRFYEKIESNPTVLGTDIKEIAAAARIWDDDVIRPVDNPYSKEGGIAILYGNLAPDGAVIKQGALSEKMRVFTGTARVFDCEEDAMKAVMEGQIKAGDVIVIRYEGPKGGPGMREMLAVTAAVMGMGLGESVALITDGRFSGGTHGPCIGHISPEAAEGGPIGVVRDGDKIHINVPERKLELLISEEELQRRLSEFQPKQKEIKSKFLRKYAKFVTSASKGAIQDV from the coding sequence ATGAGAAGTGATGTTTTAAGGGAGTTTGAAAAGCTCCCTGCAAGGGCTCTCATGATGGCAACAGGACTTCAGAGGAAGGACATTGAGAAACCCCTTATTGGAATAATCTCAAGCTGGACCGACTTAGTTCCCGGCCATTCGGATATGTTTTCACTAGAAAGGTTCATCGAAAGGGGAGTTGCTGCTGCAGGAGGAACTCCCTTCATCGTTAGGGTTCCGGCTATATGTGACGGTATAGCAATGGGACACGAGGGGATGAGATTCTCCCTTCCTCTTAGGGAGCTCATTGCAGATGCCGTTGAGGATGTAGTTAATGCTCATCAGCTTGACGGAATTGTTCTCCTTACAGCATGCGACAAGATAACCCCAGGAATGCTCATGGGAGCTGCGAGGGTCAACATCCCTGCAATCGTTGTTACAGCCGGTCCTATGTTGGCAGGGAGAAGAGGAAGGGAGAGATTGGACCTCGTTACCCATACATTTGAGGCAATTGGAAGGTACAAGGCAGGGGAGATTTCACTTGAGGAGCTCCTTGAACTTGAAGGAGCAGCATGTCCATCATCTGGAGCTTGTCAGGGAATGTTTACTGCAAATACCATGGCCTGTTTAACAGAGGCCTTGGGAATGTCACTTCCCTACTGTGGAACGTCTCCTGCACCCCTCGCAGAGAAGAAGAGAATTGCAGAGGCTTCCGGAGAAAAGATTGTTGAACTTGTTAAAAGAGGGGTAAAGGCAAGGGACATACTCACTCCTGCAGCATTTAGAAATGCAATAAGGGTTGACTTAGCCTTGGGAGGTTCGACAAACACAGTCCTTCACCTTCCGGCAATTGCATACGAGGCAGGAGTTCCCTTTGAGATAAAGCTCTTTGACCAGCTCAGTAGGGAAACTCCAAAAATCTGTTCGATGAGGCCTGGTGGTAAGTACTTGATGGAGGACCTCCACTACGCCGGAGGGATTCCTGGAGTAATGAATAGGTTTTACGAGAAGATAGAGAGTAACCCAACTGTTTTAGGAACTGATATTAAGGAGATTGCAGCTGCTGCGAGAATCTGGGATGATGACGTAATAAGACCTGTTGACAACCCTTACAGCAAAGAGGGAGGAATTGCAATCCTCTACGGCAACTTAGCTCCCGATGGGGCGGTTATTAAACAGGGAGCTCTCTCTGAGAAAATGAGAGTATTTACCGGGACCGCAAGGGTATTTGACTGTGAAGAGGACGCTATGAAGGCCGTTATGGAAGGCCAGATAAAGGCCGGAGATGTGATAGTTATCAGGTATGAAGGTCCAAAGGGTGGACCGGGAATGAGGGAGATGCTTGCAGTTACTGCCGCAGTTATGGGAATGGGATTGGGAGAGTCCGTTGCTCTGATTACAGACGGAAGGTTCTCTGGAGGAACCCACGGACCCTGTATAGGACACATCTCTCCAGAAGCTGCTGAAGGCGGCCCGATAGGAGTAGTTAGAGACGGAGATAAAATTCACATAAACGTTCCAGAAAGGAAGTTGGAGCTCCTTATAAGTGAGGAGGAGCTACAAAGGAGGCTTTCAGAGTTTCAGCCTAAACAGAAGGAAATTAAGTCAAAGTTTTTGAGGAAGTACGCAAAGTTTGTTACGTCTGCTTCAAAGGGAGCAATTCAGGACGTTTAG
- a CDS encoding YdcH family protein, translated as MLRDENLKALAREKFHHFKTLEKKHQELDDIIDKMEKKRALTPQEEIELEKLKKERLKLRDEMLLLMKKAKEEAENEK; from the coding sequence ATGCTTAGGGATGAGAACCTAAAGGCACTTGCAAGGGAGAAATTTCACCACTTTAAGACCCTTGAGAAGAAACACCAGGAACTTGACGACATCATCGATAAGATGGAGAAAAAGAGAGCTCTAACTCCACAGGAGGAAATAGAGTTAGAAAAACTCAAAAAAGAAAGGTTAAAGCTAAGGGATGAAATGCTTCTCCTTATGAAAAAGGCAAAGGAGGAAGCCGAAAATGAGAAGTGA
- the rimI gene encoding ribosomal protein S18-alanine N-acetyltransferase yields the protein MQSLKLEELSEKHIPDVVKLEKELFNRPYSERTLRKELELPFSFGFVAEKNGEFAGYCLFWIVGDSCEIHRIGVKRVLQGKGIGKLLLKKTLEFCREKGVSEIFLEVSEKNERAISLYRTFGFKDFNRREKYYGNEGALLMKLNIGGKNA from the coding sequence ATGCAAAGCCTCAAACTTGAGGAACTTTCAGAAAAGCACATTCCCGATGTAGTAAAATTAGAGAAGGAGCTCTTTAACAGGCCTTACTCTGAAAGGACTTTAAGAAAGGAGTTGGAACTGCCGTTTTCCTTTGGGTTCGTTGCGGAGAAAAATGGTGAATTTGCAGGGTACTGCCTCTTCTGGATAGTTGGTGACTCTTGTGAAATTCACAGAATAGGAGTAAAAAGGGTACTTCAGGGAAAGGGAATAGGAAAACTCCTTCTAAAAAAAACACTCGAATTCTGCAGAGAGAAGGGGGTAAGTGAGATTTTCCTTGAGGTTTCAGAAAAAAACGAAAGGGCAATTTCACTCTACAGAACGTTTGGATTTAAGGATTTTAACAGGAGAGAAAAGTACTACGGGAACGAGGGAGCTCTACTTATGAAACTCAATATAGGAGGAAAGAATGCTTAG
- the tsaB gene encoding tRNA (adenosine(37)-N6)-threonylcarbamoyltransferase complex dimerization subunit type 1 TsaB gives MIRLGIDLSLPEGSIAVSQGNEILSSVSWNRPKIHAEVVFKQIDNLLNLIGISKDEVEEVVVSSGPGSFTGVRLSVSVGKAFKECGKRVFSGTTLRALSSGYEKLGFTPVPLIPARRGKYYTEIKGVSLDIDLAEIQEKLREIEKPLIVFKGEIPKELSLFPNVEERTPLAVKLLRLEREFLSPLKFHYVREHDAKPQT, from the coding sequence ATGATTAGACTGGGAATAGACCTATCTCTGCCTGAAGGAAGTATTGCAGTCTCTCAGGGAAATGAAATCCTTTCATCTGTCAGCTGGAACAGGCCGAAAATTCACGCTGAAGTTGTATTTAAACAGATTGATAACCTCCTGAACCTTATTGGCATTTCAAAGGATGAAGTTGAGGAAGTTGTTGTCTCGTCAGGTCCAGGTTCCTTCACTGGAGTGAGGCTCTCGGTTTCTGTAGGAAAGGCCTTTAAAGAGTGCGGAAAGAGGGTTTTCTCTGGGACAACTCTGAGGGCTCTCTCCTCGGGCTATGAAAAATTAGGGTTTACTCCCGTTCCACTAATTCCTGCGAGGAGGGGAAAGTACTATACAGAGATAAAGGGAGTTTCCCTCGATATAGATTTGGCGGAAATTCAGGAAAAACTTAGAGAGATAGAAAAGCCATTAATTGTCTTTAAGGGGGAAATTCCAAAAGAGCTTTCACTCTTTCCAAACGTTGAAGAGAGAACTCCCTTGGCCGTTAAGCTCCTTAGACTGGAAAGGGAGTTTCTATCACCTCTAAAGTTTCACTACGTCAGAGAACACGATGCAAAGCCTCAAACTTGA
- a CDS encoding prepilin peptidase — MLYCLLAFILGLMVGSFLNVCIYRIPKGESIVWPPSHCPECGGRIEPYDNIPVLSYLILRGKCRNCGERISLRYPLVELLTGILTLGVVCKFGLSFDSLYFLILVYYLIIVSFIDLETMEVPVKLSYFALNFGLFLSFLSKSQTFKEAVFGASFGAGVILFIIETYYVLTGKEGMGYGDANIMAVVGAFLGWKKVLLTLFSASFIGALVGIFLIILNKRSKELPVPFGPFLAIGALISLFFGDEIINFYLRGTGL; from the coding sequence ATGCTCTACTGTCTATTGGCATTTATCCTTGGACTTATGGTCGGAAGTTTTTTGAACGTTTGTATATACAGAATTCCTAAGGGAGAATCCATTGTTTGGCCTCCGTCACATTGCCCGGAGTGTGGAGGGAGAATTGAACCTTACGACAATATTCCTGTTTTAAGTTATTTAATCCTGAGGGGAAAGTGTAGAAACTGCGGAGAAAGGATAAGTTTAAGATACCCTTTGGTGGAACTCCTTACGGGCATTCTAACTTTAGGAGTTGTGTGTAAGTTCGGTCTCTCCTTTGACTCCCTCTACTTCCTCATCCTCGTTTACTACCTTATTATCGTTTCCTTCATAGACCTTGAAACTATGGAAGTACCGGTAAAGCTCAGCTACTTTGCACTCAATTTTGGACTTTTTCTCTCTTTCCTTTCAAAATCTCAGACGTTTAAAGAGGCCGTTTTTGGAGCCTCCTTTGGAGCCGGAGTTATCCTATTTATAATTGAGACCTACTACGTTTTAACCGGAAAGGAGGGAATGGGCTACGGGGATGCAAACATAATGGCAGTTGTGGGTGCTTTTTTAGGCTGGAAAAAGGTTTTATTAACGCTCTTTTCTGCATCGTTCATTGGAGCTCTTGTTGGAATCTTTCTGATTATTTTAAATAAAAGGAGCAAGGAACTCCCTGTACCGTTTGGTCCTTTTTTGGCAATTGGAGCTCTGATTTCACTCTTCTTCGGCGACGAAATAATCAACTTCTACCTGAGGGGGACGGGGCTATGA